CCATCGCCTCCTACATCTCCATCCACAACATGGTGGCGGGGATGGTGGACAGTTTCGGCAATGACGAGCAGAAGGCTTACTGGCTGCCCAAGCTCTGCCGGATGGAATGGCTGGCCAGCTATTGCCTGACCGAGGCCAATGCCGGCTCCGACGCCGCGGCATTGCGCACCAGGGCGGTGCGCGACGGCGACAGCTATATCCTGAACGGCGCCAAGCAGTTCATTTCCGGCGCCGGCAGTTCCGACCTCTACCTCGTCATGGCCCGCACCGGCGAGGACGGCCCCGGCGGCATCAGCGCCTTCCTGCTGCCCAAGGACACCCCCGGCCTCTCCTTCGGCGCCAACGAGCACAAGATGGGCTGGAACGCCCAGCCGACCCGCGCCGTCATCATGGAGGACGCCCGCGTTCCCGCCTCCGCCCTGCTGGGGCAGGAAGGGATGGGCTTCAAATTCGCCATGAAGGGGCTGGACGGCGGCCGCATCAACATCGCCGCCTGCTCCATCGGCGGCGCCCAGGCGGCGCTGGACAAGGCCCTGACCTACATGGGCGAACGCAAGGCCTTCGGCCAGACGCTCGACCGCTTCCAGGCCCTGCAGTTCCGCATCGCCGACATGGCGACGGAGTTGGAGGCCGCCCGCACCTTCGTCCACCGCGCCGCCTCGGCGCTGGACGCCAAGAGCAAGGACGCCACCCGCCTCTGCGCCATGGCGAAGCGCTTCGCCACCGATACCGGCTTCGAGGTGGCGAACGACGCCCTGCAGCTGTTCGGCGGCTACGGCTATCTGGCCGATTACGGCGTGGAGAAGATCGTCCGCGACCTGCGGGTCCACCAGATCCTGGAAGGCACCAACGAGATCATGCGCCT
Above is a window of Azospirillum ramasamyi DNA encoding:
- a CDS encoding isobutyryl-CoA dehydrogenase, yielding MSFELTEDQAAIRDMALSFARDELAPNAVEWDQKKHFPTDTLRAAGDLGMGGIYVSEDHGGSALSRLDAVVIFEALSQGCPTIASYISIHNMVAGMVDSFGNDEQKAYWLPKLCRMEWLASYCLTEANAGSDAAALRTRAVRDGDSYILNGAKQFISGAGSSDLYLVMARTGEDGPGGISAFLLPKDTPGLSFGANEHKMGWNAQPTRAVIMEDARVPASALLGQEGMGFKFAMKGLDGGRINIAACSIGGAQAALDKALTYMGERKAFGQTLDRFQALQFRIADMATELEAARTFVHRAASALDAKSKDATRLCAMAKRFATDTGFEVANDALQLFGGYGYLADYGVEKIVRDLRVHQILEGTNEIMRLIVSRSEIGRMA